CTGAGGCTGACTGCAGGCTATTTATTTCCAGAACGAGAACTATGAGATCTACTTATAAGTTGAATGAAATGTTACATGTGGGATTCAACTGAAGCATCATTACATTTGTGATGGTTATCAAAAATGTGTCCACGTTGCAACAACTTTTCAAGGCTGTTCATGTCACATAATTATAAGATACAAAACATGGTACCTGGTTTGTTGCGTGCTGGTGGATCGACCTTGCTGGGACTGATCTTGTCCCTCGGAGTCGGCTCTTTACTCGGTGGGGTAAGTTTCCCCGCCAAAAGACTCTGCTCCAGCACAGGTGCACATTGTTTCTTCTGCTGGAATACACAGGGGACAAAGTGAGCATGCTGTATTGGATGCTATTGATCACAAAGCTTTCATGGTGACAGAAAGCTTTGTAACAGAATCACAATAAGCCCTTTGGAGTTAAATCATTAGTCATAGAAAGGCAGCTCTGTATCTCACATTTAATTGATGAAATCTTGGCAAGATTAACATGATAGCTACCTAAAATATCTTCCTAAAACTAAATCCAAGGAAGACATCAAAGTATCAAAAGACATTTTAGGCTTTAAAAGGGCAGAGatcatttacctttttttgaGAAGACACTTTGGATGGAGTGAGTTTTGTGTCTTGCTTTTTCTTTGCTGCAGCCTTTTTTGATGAGTCCGTTGCCGCCTTCTCTTTTTCTGGCTTCTTAGgactgcttttcttttgtttggccGTAGAAGCTTTTGCTTTGGTTGGCGACTCCTCTTTGGTTCCGTTTGTTTTCTTCTCAAACTTGTCGCCTCCCGCCGCACATTGGCCTGTAAGAATAGATGCAACCATGCCCTCCAATTTTGCCCTGGGAGGACTGTCCAACACCCCACTTTCTTTCTTCAACATTTCCCCCTCTAACACCTGGGCCAGTTTGCTCTCCCTCCTGTTCCCATTTGTTGATGCATTGCTCCCAAAGAGATGAGACTTGCCAGCAGGCTTTGAGGAGCTCTGCCTCACTTGCAGTCCCACATGTTCTCCCTTGCTGCTGTTTAACTCTGTATTATTTTCCAAAGACTCAGGGGCATTTGCCTTCTCGTGCCTCTTTATAGCTTGAGTTGAATCCCCTTGAGATGGCACACCAGTCCATTCTTCCACAGACCAGTATGGTGGGTATTCAAAAGTAGAACTGTGTTTAGATTGGGTGTCGTGGCTCCCAGAGAGTGGATTCAAAACATCAGCTTTTCTTGATGCAACAGGTGAGAGTTGAGTCACACCCTCACCTGTCGGTGCTGTTATTTCGAGAGTTTGTTGCTTTACGATGGACACAAGGTTAGACAGGGGAGACTTCATTCTCTCCCAATTATCATCCTCTGGTTTGGACGGGCTGTGATGGGCACTCTGAAATTTCGATCTTTCCGTAGCTATGGTGCCTTTTGTTTTAGGAGATCCTTGTGAGATCTTTCTCTGAGCAGACGAGGGTTGGTGTGGAAGAGGAGTTTGCTGCTGCCAAGCAGGGCTGACGACAGTGTTGGAGAATGGCACCGCTGTTTTGCCAGCTCCAGATTTCTGAGGAGTCTGAGCACTGGCAGAGCTGGACAGGGCAGTGGTTAGGGCTCCTTTAGAGGGACAGTTCTTAGTTATGGCTATGCTGGTGTTTTTAACATGCTTGGTGCTGTGAGCATGTTGGTTTCCCCTCATCGTACAGGATGGCTTCTTTCCCCCTGTGGACAGCTGCTCTCCTTGGTCAATTATAGAAATAAACTCCTGCTTTGCAAAAGTCGGAAATTCATCAGCAAAAGCCCCCTTTCCGTCTTTGCCCCGTAGAGTAGAAGCCAGTATGGGGCTAGCCACACCTACATAAGTCCCAGGGATGTTTTTGATGGAGTCTTGTGGAGATCCTTTATTCCAGGTTGGTTTGGGCTCTGGGACCTGGTGATTCAGAGGCCTACTTATTTGCTTTTGATGAGATCCATTTCTGTGGGTGTTGGGTAAGATAGGGTATTGCACAGCTGAGCTATAATTTGTAGAATGAGTCCTATTTGAGTTTAGAAAATCTCTCTGATTCGACTCATTATTATGAGGCTCGATCATAGTGACTGGAGGGTCATTTATGCATTTTGGACGTTTTGATTTAGCAGATAAATCAAGAGGTACATCCCTTGGTTCAACAGAACAAGCTGTGTGGTCCTCCAAAGCAGAGGGAGGCGTCGTTTTAAGAGAGCCCATGGTTGTCTTGTCTATGCAGTTGCCTTTCTCCACATGGTTCAGCAGTCTGCTCTGAGAGGTGATGCTGGCCAGTGCAGAGCCACAGCAAATGGCAGCAGTGGGAGACAGTGTGTAGACGGTGGGTGCTGCAGGAGTTAATGACGGGTGCTGCAATGGTAGGGCAATAGCTGGTGAGGCGACCACTGAGGCTAAAGACGTATGCTCTCCCACAGATTTGGCTTTTTTAGTAGATGAATGGTTAGATTTAAGTTTGGACGACAATGTTCCaacttttttctctgcagctggagTCCGGCCCACCGAGAACGGAAAGGGATAGGTCCGCATGAGAGGTGTCCCTCCAACACCTGAGCTTTGAGGCGGAATTTCTTTCTGAAACTGATTTGAGGTGGCTTCTCTCAAGGCTGCTATCTGACCCAATGCTGGTGGAAGAGTAATTTTACAAAGTGGGGAGGGGAAAATTAGTAGAAGGAAGGAAGGCAACGGGCTGGATCTGTTTGAACATGGTGGAGCACTGAAACCCAGGGGGAACACTTTGAACAGATTGTGTTTGCGGGTGTGATTTCTTACTGGATGTCACATTGCTATGACAGGGGTTGAGTGAGTCCTCCCGGACAAGTTTTATGCCACTTAACTTCTGAGGAGAGGGGAAGACCCCAGCACCATCACCCTTGAGTTTAGCAGCCTCTGCCCTTTTGTCTGCTTTCTTCTCAGAGTCGGACGTTGGTGCATTGTTGGGCTGTTGAGGCGGAGAAAGCTCAGGGCTGTGGTTGTAATTGCTAGTGTCCAGGCAGGCTTTTGCTGTCTTACAGTCTGTTGCTGGAGTCATCTTGTTTTGCTGACTGAGGGTAACATCTCCTCTGAACTCAGGGGGTAGCGTCTGGGGGGGATTTCCCACCATACTAGCAGACGCTTTATTTGGAGCACTGATCTCTCTGCTCACCGTGCCTCCATCCCCTACATTCATTAGTGTAGGATCCACCTGAGTAATAAGAGAAGATCATGAGGCCAATGTTGATTAGATAAGAGAAAATAATACTCTAATCTAGTTATCTTACTGTAATGGAAAAAACAATTACCTGCATAGGTGTTTCTTTAACACAACATGCCTCAGGGGTAGCAGAGTCAGTCGGGTGAGAGTTTTTCTTGAAATAGAGTGATAAACTGCAGAATACACAAGAAGAAGATCACTTAGTGTGATACACGCTGGTGTCATTTTAATTCCAATTACAGAAAAGACTTGCATTCAATCTTTCATGAATGAACACGGCCTACTCTATGCAACAGTCAGTGTTTCAGAGTAATTCAAATTTAGCAATAAAAAACTTCCCTTCTTTACGTCGGGCTTCCAGGCAAGCTATGTGACAATTTCCTCAAagcataaaaaacattcaacaaagAGAAGTGTGATAATCTGAACAATATATTTGTTCCTTGCTCCctttggtttcatttgtttgcaCGCAGACAATACTAACAATTTGTCACACTTGATCGATCTGGAGAGTGAATTATCTTGACTAAAAATAGTCTGATCAGTAAGTGAAATGAGACCTAACGCATCGgttgaaacacagacagatttAGCGCCTGGCACTGACACGTAAAAGTCCACCATTCCCAAATAAATCACCTCATCACACTCCCAATCTGCATGTGTTTTCCGCTGCATGTTGTAGTGTAACTTTAACTCTTAAAggtctgctgtttgtttaaacTATTTAATTCACACTGAAAATAATGTGGGCTTTCAAATGCACTTCAAACCTTTCTACCACAGGATattaacactgacacactcttCACACAAAAACGAAAGACTATAGCATACAATACATGATATTGAAAGATATTGTGATTCGGTTTGTCTCTTTATATGTAGTTATATTCTGCTGTCAGACATATTTAAACTTGCTTTGTGTTGTTTCAGGAGAGAgtaacaaaacatataaaaatcaatacaaGAATTGTCAAGAGTAAAGCATCTGGACATAATAAAACGATCATCATTAGTTTCATTAAGCCCTATGACTTCAGGACAAATGCTTACACATCAGTCTAAAATAAAAGAGAGTCCTGTTTGTGCCCTGTAACAACCTCTGACCCTTGATATGCCCTCTCAGTAATATATGTATGAAGCATCCAAGTGTAACAGAaaaaattatattataatagTGAGCAACAGACTTAAAAGTTTGCTAATGGAGAAAAAGTGTTGTTCCTTATCCATCAATGGACttatagtatttttttattcc
The DNA window shown above is from Eleginops maclovinus isolate JMC-PN-2008 ecotype Puerto Natales chromosome 23, JC_Emac_rtc_rv5, whole genome shotgun sequence and carries:
- the bcorl1 gene encoding LOW QUALITY PROTEIN: BCL-6 corepressor-like protein 1 (The sequence of the model RefSeq protein was modified relative to this genomic sequence to represent the inferred CDS: deleted 1 base in 1 codon), with the protein product MQVDPTLMNVGDGGTVSREISAPNKASASMVGNPPQTLPPEFRGDVTLSQQNKMTPATDCKTAKACLDTSNYNHSPELSPPQQPNNAPTSDSEKKADKRAEAAKLKGDGAGVFPSPQKLSGIKLVREDSLNPCHSNVTSSKKSHPQTQSVQSVPPGFQCSTMFKQIQPVAFLPSTNFPSPLCKITLPPALGQIAALREATSNQFQKEIPPQSSGVGGTPLMRTYPFPFSVGRTPAAEKKVGTLSSKLKSNHSSTKKAKSVGEHTSLASVVASPAIALPLQHPSLTPAAPTVYTLSPTAAICCGSALASITSQSRLLNHVEKGNCIDKTTMGSLKTTPPSALEDHTACSVEPRDVPLDLSAKSKRPKCINDPPVTMIEPHNNESNQRDFLNSNRTHSTNYSSAVQYPILPNTHRNGSHQKQISRPLNHQVPEPKPTWNKGSPQDSIKNIPGTYVGVASPILASTLRGKDGKGAFADEFPTFAKQEFISIIDQGEQLSTGGKKPSCTMRGNQHAHSTKHVKNTSIAITKNCPSKGALTTALSSSASAQTPQKSGAGKTAVPFSNTVVSPAWQQQTPLPHQPSSAQRKISQGSPKTKGTIATERSKFQSAHHSPSKPEDDNWERMKSPLSNLVSIVKQQTLEITAPTGEGVTQLSPVASRKADVLNPLSGSHDTQSKHSSTFEYPPYWSVEEWTGVPSQGDSTQAIKRHEKANAPESLENNTELNSSKGEHVGLQVRQSSSKPAGKSHLFGSNASTNGNRRESKLAQVLEGEMLKKESGVLDSPPRAKLEGMVASILTGQCAAGGDKFEKKTNGTKEESPTKAKASTAKQKKSSPKKPEKEKAATDSSKKAAAKKKQDTKLTPSKVSSQKKQKKQCAPVLEQSLLAGKLTPPSKEPTPRDKISPSKVDPPARNKPVTDSGGGAQSVETPVSLNRSAVSCKESDATGSFFPRLRRGRRRADDARLDLWGFATPSPPPPQMPPPPSSPSPPVTPVQPTRRPRGRPRSNPLPERVCQSKGKTASAECDTPASKKRRRCRSKKYQTGDYITERDKLEDGDHLEESDSGVPADPQVDQCMSPTANSPEAPPRKPSFTRSGSIRYQESELSPECNDKPAGKRKFKSKHIGDNDEQKIKTKRSSLGKRAASLPLDVDGADVKRTESPPPTPKSLPLSPSTKKGSSGRISGSESPPKKPVPPEVRRLIVNKNAGETLLQRAARLGYQDVVQYCLEKDIREVNRRDNAGYTALHEASSRGWTQIVQMLLKHGADVNCSAQDGTRPLHDAVASDNLPIVWLLLNHGADPTLATYSGHTPVKLAHSPSMKTFLTEYFTDLEGRKEQDSSLPWDFFSSSLFETEQEPCWDFLLSDEHQDLEEEAPGKTDPDSDKDCLVFEFSSEPLLPCYHVQVSLTQGFCNWFLLTDVLKRLKMSTRIFRARYPHLEVVNLSRTELSKQVSISQVSSALASPQKGKNKDKEEEEKEEEDEGLVDLVRCVPELQRLLGSSIHILQEDEEQETLTDTGKHHSR